A segment of the Longimicrobiales bacterium genome:
CGCTCCTCGTGGAGGGAGATCTGGTCAAACGCCTGAGTGACGGGGCGGTGATGCCAGGTCCGAGTCCAATCGTCCACACCTGCTGCCAGTCCAACCTTTGCCGTCTGCTCGACCCCGGCCAGCTGTTCCAGATAGTCCAACAGGCCCAGCAATGAGTAACTCAGTTCGTAATTCACGTTGCCGGGCTGGTGCTTGTAGGGTACGTCGCCTTCCGGGATGAAGTAGAAGCCCTGCCCAGGAAGTGTTTCGAGCAGGTGACGCCGTCCGTACAACACCGCGTGATGGGGCCCGAAGGTCTTGTAGAAACTGAACGCGTAGAAGTCCGCGTCGAGAGCCTGAACATCAACCGCACGGTGGGGGGCGAACCCGACCCCATCTACGCAGAGCCATGCGCCTGCCTCGTGAACCATGTCAGCGACCCTGCGCACCGGGTTGATGGATCCGAGAATATTCGACGCATGGGTCATGGCAACGAATCGAGTGCGGTCCGACAACAGATTCCCTAAGGCTTCGATGTCGAGCTCGCCGGACGAGGGGTCAACCTGCCAGAATCGAACCACGGCCCCGGCCTGCTCGAGCTCAACCCACGGAGCGATGTTGGCCTCATGATCCCCGTTGGTGACGATCACCTCGTCACCCGGTTTGATCACATGCGCCAAGCTGCGCGCGAGCATACTGAGAAGCGCCGTGGTAGACGGGCCCATCACGACCTCGTCAGGATCCGTCGCGTTGATCAGAGCTGCGACGGCTCGGTGCGCCTGAGCCACCCGCTCTGCGGCCACACCTGATGTGGCATAGGTGGCGCCCAACTGGACGTTGGACCGAACCAGAAACGCCTGCAGTCGATCCAGGACCGGCCGGAGAATCTGCGAGCCGCCGCCGTTGTCGAAAAAGCATTCACCGCCCTCGAGCGCAGGGAACTGACTGCGTACGAATGCAAGGTCGAGCTTGGTCATCGATTATCCGGAGGTCTGATAAGGTCTTGTGAATGCACCATAGTCTAGAGAGAGGCGTCGACATGATATACAAAGGAATCAGGGCGACGCCGTGCATCCAGCGCCGCCCCGATCTTCCGTCGGCCTAATCGCTCAGAGCGATCGGCGAGTCTTCCTACCGGCTCTCGATCCGCTCGCGGATGATGCCAGCTGTCCGCTCCGATCGGGCGTCCGCGATCTCGTCGGCCCACTGCAGGGCCTGGTTCAGGTCAGAGATGTCGACACCGTTGATCATTGCCTCACCGGTCGCGACCCGCTCCGCCCAACGGACCGAATTCACATCATCGAGCATCATGTTCAGACCGATACCCGGACTGTCGTGCAGCCCGTCGCTTGGCATGCCTTCGTGAGTCACCCCGAGCTCTCTCAAGACGTTCCTCGACCCCTCCGGACTCCGGTAGTACTCAGGGATGAAGTGGGCGGCAGCTGATCCGCCCCACTTGGCATTCAATGCGTCAGCGACGTTGCCCATTCCGCTCTGATTCCCACCACTGTCACCGATGAAGACGATGTTCTCGAAGCCGTGTTGGTACAGGCTTTCCGCCATATCGGTGAGGACCGCCTCGAACGTCTCTTGACGCAGACTGATGGTCCCAGGACTCGTCATGTGTCCCGACGGAGGCTCGATGCTCCCCTCCGGTACGAGTTCCAGCACCGGCGCACACAATGCGTTGCCAAGATAAATCGCAATGCGCGGGCAATTCTCACGAAGCACATAGTTGTGCTTCCCGGTCACGAGCCAAGGACCGTTAGGCTCCATTCCACCCGTGGAAATAATCGCGGTCGTCTTTCCAGCCGCTAACGCGTCCCGCACGTCCATCCACGTCATGCGCTCAATCCAGAGCGTCTCAGTGGCCGGTAGTGGGTTCGGTGTGTCTGCGCAGTTGAAGGTGTTATCGGCGCACTGGCCGCCGCCCATGTTGCGTGGATCAGGGGCCGGGCGCTGCCCTCCCCCAGGAGGCCCTCCACGCCCACCACCAGCCCGTGGCGCGACGGGGGTGGTCCGCCCCTGGGCAATCGCCTGATTGATGAAGCCGACCGTGTGGTCGGCTCTGAAGTCTACGATTTCCCGGGCCCACTTCAGGCTTTGAACCCGGTCGGAGATGTCCACACCGTTGATCGTCGCGAGTCCCGCGTCGACACGCTCCTGATAGCGGACCGAGAACGGCTCATCCGCAAACATGTTGAGTGTGATGATCGGATCGTCGTGCAGGCCATCCCCTGCTCCACCCTCGGGGAATCCGCGGAAAGCCATGTAGTCGCCCACGGTGCCATAGTCGTAATATTCCTGAACATGGGCGACGACCGTGCCGTCCCACATCGCGTTGAGCTTCTCGGCAACGGCCCGCTGACCGCCCTGATTTCCACCACTGTCACCGAAGAAGATGATGTTCCGGAAGCCGTGCATCTTGAGACTGTGCGCCACGTCCGTGAGCATCGCCTCGAAGGTCTCCTGACGCATCGAGATCGTGCCAGGGCTTGTCATGTGACTGCTCGGCGGGTCGATGTTGCCCTCTGGCACGAACTTGATGATCGGCGCGCAGATCGCATCCCCGAGCTCGCGAGCGATCGCATCGCAGTTCGCGCGGAGCACGAAATTGTGCTTCCCCGTCGCCAGCCAAGGGCCGTTAGGCTCCACGCCGCCCGTCGGGATGAGTGCTGTAGTCATACCAGAAGCGAGCGCGTCCCGGACGTCCATCCAGGTCATCTCTTCTAGCCAGACCGTGTTGGGCGCTGGGAGTGGATTCGGTGTCGTTGCGCAGTTATAGACGTTGGCAGCGCAGGCACCACCACCCATCGAGTTGGGGTCGCGCTGCTGCTGTGCCTCGGCCGCGGTCGCGGTCAGAAGCACGGCGCTAGCCGCGAGGAGTATCTTTTTCATACAGCATCTCCGAGTAGGCGAATCTCGCACGAGACTGCACGTCCCGTGCGCAACGCGCCAGAGGGACTCGCGGGCGCCCTATCGCCAGGTGAACTATGCGCCGCAGGCACGCCTCTGAGCTGTGAGCTCCGAGACCGCCAGAGAGAGGACTCCAAGGTCTCGTGAAGCTCCAGCCCCTTCTGACTGCCGGCGCTACAGCTATCGACGATGGCTCGCTTCCGCTGCCGCACGACCCCGAGGCCTAAGGACACGTCACCCGTTTTCACTCCGTAGTCAGCCGCTCGGGACGCGAAATAAGCGACACGCGCGCTGGCGACCATTGTCTTGGTTGGCGTGCACCCACGGATCACACAAGTCCCACCAACCCGGTCCTTCCTCGATGATGGCCGTCTTCCACCGCGCTTCCGCCAACACTCCAGCCAGAGGATTCCCGGCCTGTCCAGTACCGATGATGAGTGCGTCGATAGGTTCTGCTTCAGGCATGTCGGGCTCGCTTCGAAGGATTCGATTCGGTCTCAGTTCCGAGCGCCCAACGACTCTGAGCACCGTGCAGGAAGCGGCTGTGCATGTGGCAGGTTCAGCACTGAATCTGCTCATTCCTGCGCCCAGAAAGGAAGCTCGTCAGCCGCCCCCTCCGGCCCCTGGACCATCGCAAGTGTCGGGCCAGCCCCGGGCACATGCCAACGCATACAATTCGACCGGGTCCCGAGTCCTCACTGGGCCCTTGCTGCCGCGAATGATCGTCGGAAAATCCTCGATCGGGGGCGGCGCAGAGGCAAACGATTCACTACCGGTCTCGACGACGATCACATTCGAGCAACCGGTGCGGAAGGCCAGCGCACATGCGCGCTGGAAGTCACTCCGAGCGGTCTCCGTGTCGCCAAATGTGTCGATGAGCGTCAACCCTCGCTCGTTGCACGCCCAGCCTGATCCTCGTTCGCAGTAGACCCGTTCAACGGAAATCACGTAGGTGCAAGCCCGCTCATTCCCGGCTTCGCACGCCTGATCCCAGAAGGGGAGATACTGCCCCGGATGCTCGTCACCGACCCCTCCTGTAAGCGCCAGTCCACCGAAGAGCATCGCCCACAACCCGGCGGTGGCGAGCCGAGGGGTCCGGAGACCCACGAGTCCGAGAATCCGCGCCGGTTCGAGATATTTGAAAAAGCCCGTCACCGCGACCCGATCGATCCGTCGCACCATGAGATTCAAGATCGGGATCGGGAGCAGCTTGTCGTAAAAGGCCGGGGCGCCCACACCTTCAAGAATCCCAGCCAGTGCAATGGTAAACGAAGCGTACAGTACTCCGAAGATTACCCGACCCTGCTCTGATTTCGGCGACGTCGCCGGATCAGTGAAGAGCAAATGCATCCCGAGAAAAACGGCGATCGGAATATATGCATCGCGAAAAAAGAACGTGCCCGTCACCCCGAAGTAGAGAAGACTCCAACTGTATGCCGTGATCACAGAAGCGATCGTCATTGTCGCTACGCCAAACAGCATCTGGGCCGGCAGCGTGACGAGAAACACGGCCAGATAGATCAGGGGTGGATTGAACAACGACTGGGCAATTTCGAGCCCAAAGGTGTGGTCCGTCGTCCCTGTCAGAATCAAAACAAGAGAAAAGACGGAGAGTGGAAAAGACGACGGATTGAAGATGTGCCGTTTTTGACCGTCTCGTTCCCAGTGGATGAACGACTTCACCAGAAAGCCGAGCGCCACGATCGCGAACTGCCAGTAGTACCACTCGGGCCGGAACCAGAGGAAGAAGTTGATACTGATCAGAATGGGGAACGGGCCGAACCCGATCTGATAACGGTCTCCGCGATACCACTGAAGGAGCGCATCGAAGCCATACGCGAACAGAAGCTGTCCGATGAGGAGCGGCAGGTTCTGATAGACCGACGTTACGTGCCATCCCCAGTACAGCATGAGCGTGCCCTGAGCACACGCCTGAAGCCAGTGGGGCGTTCGGATCGCCACCTCGATCGTCAATTCACGGCGGTTCCGTGAGGCGGTAAGGAAGAGTACGACGGCGCCCAGCAAGAGCACGGAAGACGCCCCGAGGAAACTCCGCAGGACCATGGGCTGCTGTGCGACCTGTGGGAAAATCCGGGTCGCGACGGCGATGCCTGCCGCGAAGCCGACAGGCAGGAGAGCGGCCTGGGCGGGGGGGAGCCGCTTGGAAATGAGATTTCTCCTTTCAGCCATAGCTCGGTCCGACGAGAGAATTCTAGCCGGATCCGTCGGACGAGAATAGCCAAGTCAGCCAACGACCGCTCACGCCGCACCTCCTTGCGATTCAGCGGAGCGGCGGCACAATACCCGTTCCACCATTCCACAACAACTCGACCCATCGAGTAGAGACATTGCCATGAAGCGCATCGGCACCCTCGCCCTCATTGTGTCCGCTTTCGGCGGCATCGCTCCGGCTCCTGCCACGGCACAGGCCCCGGACCTTGCCACGACGGTCTCCCGACTGGGATACCGGGAAATCGGCCCGGCCCTCATGGGCGGCCGAATCGCCGCCCTCGCAGTGGTAGAATCGAAGCCGCAGATGTTCTACCTCGGCACGGCATCCGGCGGGCTTTGGAAGACAGGGGATCATGGGACATCATGGACGCCGCTCTTCGATGACCAACCGACCAGCTCGATCGGAGACGTCACCATTGATCAGGCCAACCCCAATCTCGTCTGGGTAGGCACAGGGGAGCCGCAGAACCGGCAGTCGTCCCCCTGGGGCAACGGTGTCTACAAGTCGATGGATGGTGGTGAAAACTGGGCGCACATGGGCCTAGAAGAGACCAAACATATTGCGCGGGTCCTTATCCATCCGCGGAACCCCGACGTCGTCTACGTCGCCGCAGTCGGTGACCTGTGGGGGCCCAGCCCCGAGCGTGGGGTCTTTCGCACGACCGACGGCGGGCAAACGTGGGAGAACGTTCTGTTCATCGACGAAGACACGGGTGCGATCGATCTCGCCATGGATCCAGATGATCCGATGACCCTCTTCGCAGCCATGTATCAGAGGCGGCGCACTGGATGGGGCTTCAACGGCGGTGGACCGGGATCCGGCCTGTACCGGACGATGGACGGCGGAGCGAACTGGACCGAGCTCACGGAAGGACTTCCCGAGGGTGACAAAGGTCGGATCGGTGTCGACATCTTCCGGCAGGACGGCAATGTCGTGTATGCGCTCATCGAGGCGGACCTCAGGTCCGCCAGTCAGGGCTTCGGTGGAGGAGGCGAGTCGAGCGAGAGTGGCATCTTCCGCTCCACGGACCGCGGGTCCACATGGGAAAAGATGTCGGACACGAACCCTCGACCGATGTACTACTCGCGGGTCGAGATCGACCCGAGCAACTCCGATCGGATCTACGTACTGGGGAGCGCGCTGATGGTGTCGGACGACGCCGGCAAGACGTTTCGCAGTGATGGCGCGACCCAGATCCACGTGGATCACCACGCGCTCTGGATCAACCCCAAGGACCCGGATCACCTGATCTTGGGAAGCGACGGCGGCGTCTCAGCCTCCTGGGATGGCACCGGACACTGGCGGATGTTTGACAACCTCGCTCTCGGTCAATTCTACACCATTTCCTACGATATGCGCGATCCCTACGCAGTCTGCGGTGGTCTGCAGGACAACAACCCCTGGTGTGGTCCGTCAAACACGCGGTCCTTCCACGGCATTCGTAATCAGGACTGGTACGAGACTGCCTACGGGGACGGTTTCTGGACCGTGGTCGACCCCACCGACTCCACGATCGTTTTCTCGGAGTCGCAAGGCGGAAACATGAACCGGTACGACCTGATTACCGGGGAGAAGACCCCGATGCGACCGATCACCGGCCCGCGTGAAAATGGAGACACCGCCAAGGCGTACCGCTTCAACTGGAACGCACCTCTTCTGATCTCACAACACGACCCTGCCACCATCTACCTCGGTGGCAACTATCTCATGCGCTCGCGCGACAGAGGCATGTCTTGGGAAGAAGTCGGCGGCGTGGACCTCACCAAACAAATCGATCGGGCCGAGCTGGAGATCATGGGTGTGCCCGGTAGTGAGCCGATGATGTCCATTCACGACGGGACTTCGACATACGGCAACCTGACCACATTGGCTGAATCCCGGTTCACACCGGATGTGATCTACGCTGGGACCGACGACGGAAACCTTCAGGTCACGATGGATGGTGGTGACACGTGGGAGAACGTGGCGGATCGAATTCCAGGTCTCCCCGAGCGTACCTACGTTAGTCGAGTCGCTCCCTCGGCCCACGCCGAAGGTCGCATCTACGCGACCTTCGACGGACATCGGAACGGCGACTACTCTGCGTATGTTTACGTCAGTGAGAACTACGGTAAAGACTGGAACAGAATCGACGACGGACTCCCGCACGGATGGTCCGTGAACGTGATCACTGAGCATCACCGCGCGCCGAACCTGCTCTTCGTCGGGAACGAGATCGGGGTCTACTTTTCGATTGACCGCGGTGAGTCGTGGACGCAGCTGAAGAACAATCTTCCGGTGGTCCCGGTCGACGACATCGCCATTCATCCACGAGAGAACGACCTGATTCTCGGCACGCATGGCCGCAGCGCGTGGATCATGGCTGACATCGCGCCGCTCGAGCACCTCTCACGGTCGGTGATGGCGCAATCTGGGCATGTATTTCCGCTAAAGACGACGGTGATGTGGGCTCAGATGGGCGACTGGCCGTTTTACGGCGCGACCTACTCTGCTTCAAACCCACCGCGGGCGACCCCTATCCGCTACTACGTCCGTGACGAGGGCGCAGACGAGCACGACTTTAGCGTCGAAATCACAGACAGCTCTGGGGCGACGGTCCGAACGTTTGACGGGCCTGCCGAACCAGGAGTGAACGAAATTCTCTGGAACTGGCGGTATGATGCACCATATGAAACTCGCGCCGGTGAGGGCGGCGGCGGTCGAGGCCGGGGGGGTGGCACACCCCAGGGGCCGATCGTCATGCCGGGGCAGTACACCGTGACGCTCCACGTCGGGGAAGACGACTTCAGCTCGACCGTGGAGATCCAGGCCGACCCAAGGCGTTCGATGACGATGGCCGATCGACGGGCCAGGCAGGATGCGCTGATGAGTCTAAATCATTTAGCCGCACCACTTTTTGAGGCCACTCAGGCCGCACAGCGCCTTACCGACCAAATGGAAGAGGCGGAGTCCCTGCTGGAGGAATACCAGGGCGAGACCGAGGCGCTGACCGAGACGCTCGCCGAAATCCAGAAAGAACTGGAAGCAGTGCGCACCGGGCTCGGTGAGGCCAGTGCATGGGCAGGGGTCGGTGGTGCGATCCAGGGCTCCTCGACGCTGCCTACAGAGGACCAAATCTGGCAGGTCGACGCCGCCTGGCAAGCGGTCCCACCACTAGTGGAGCGTCTCAACGTGCTCATCGAGATTTCTGTGCCTGCCCTCAACGACGCGCTGGACGCCGAGGGCGTAAGACCCGATCCGGGAGCCCCGCTAACCGTCCCCACCCGACGAGGCGGCTAGGTAATCAGGCCTGCACCAGAGATAAACGCGACAACCTGATCCATAGGATCTCCTGTCCACTCCGCGACGCTCGACATCAGGCATACGGACATGACGATCCCTGCGTCGACGGCGGTAACACTCCGTATAAAGGCGTCATTCACAAAAATCGACACACTAATCACGAAGGATACGCGCGCGCGCCACTTACAAGCCGCTTTCGCACGCGATGTGGTGACGATTTTCTTCACTGTCTAATTGTCGCCTTCACAGATTGAGAGGACGAGGGAATACGAGTAGTACTCCCCTTAATTCTGCCCCTGTCCCGCTCAGGCCCGCAACTTAGGGACGCGCAGAACCGAGCTTGATCGCGTGAAGATACCATGGCACCTCTCGCCCACTATCTCCTGTATGTCCCGTCTGGCAATACAATCGGAAAGACGTATTGAGGATCAATCAATAGCTGATATATGGCCCCATCCATCTGCTCGACCTTGGCTTTCGTATTGAGCTTCCATTCCTGTTGAATCTCACCTGCGCGGTTCTCCTGTGCCCCCAAGACTGAGGTCATCGCCCAATAGATGTACTCAGTGGCCATACAACCGTAATCACAAGTTTGGTCATCATACGTGTACCACGCCGCCCCCGGATAAGGGGTTGGAACCGACTGGAAGCGTCCACCTCTCGCGATGTCCATAGCGTTCGTCAACGATGTGCCAGCGTCTTCTCCGAACGCATCCGGATAGGCCTTGGCAAACCCGGAGTGCGTGATGACAT
Coding sequences within it:
- a CDS encoding cysteine desulfurase-like protein translates to MTKLDLAFVRSQFPALEGGECFFDNGGGSQILRPVLDRLQAFLVRSNVQLGATYATSGVAAERVAQAHRAVAALINATDPDEVVMGPSTTALLSMLARSLAHVIKPGDEVIVTNGDHEANIAPWVELEQAGAVVRFWQVDPSSGELDIEALGNLLSDRTRFVAMTHASNILGSINPVRRVADMVHEAGAWLCVDGVGFAPHRAVDVQALDADFYAFSFYKTFGPHHAVLYGRRHLLETLPGQGFYFIPEGDVPYKHQPGNVNYELSYSLLGLLDYLEQLAGVEQTAKVGLAAGVDDWTRTWHHRPVTQAFDQISLHEERLSESLLAFLQSKSGVRVIGSPRADRAERVSIISFVSDRMSSREVVESVDQHGIGIRYGHFYSARLIGALGLSSDDGVVRVSMVHYNTLEEVADLIAILDPLL
- a CDS encoding creatininase family protein; the protein is MKKILLAASAVLLTATAAEAQQQRDPNSMGGGACAANVYNCATTPNPLPAPNTVWLEEMTWMDVRDALASGMTTALIPTGGVEPNGPWLATGKHNFVLRANCDAIARELGDAICAPIIKFVPEGNIDPPSSHMTSPGTISMRQETFEAMLTDVAHSLKMHGFRNIIFFGDSGGNQGGQRAVAEKLNAMWDGTVVAHVQEYYDYGTVGDYMAFRGFPEGGAGDGLHDDPIITLNMFADEPFSVRYQERVDAGLATINGVDISDRVQSLKWAREIVDFRADHTVGFINQAIAQGRTTPVAPRAGGGRGGPPGGGQRPAPDPRNMGGGQCADNTFNCADTPNPLPATETLWIERMTWMDVRDALAAGKTTAIISTGGMEPNGPWLVTGKHNYVLRENCPRIAIYLGNALCAPVLELVPEGSIEPPSGHMTSPGTISLRQETFEAVLTDMAESLYQHGFENIVFIGDSGGNQSGMGNVADALNAKWGGSAAAHFIPEYYRSPEGSRNVLRELGVTHEGMPSDGLHDSPGIGLNMMLDDVNSVRWAERVATGEAMINGVDISDLNQALQWADEIADARSERTAGIIRERIESR